The sequence GGGGCCTCGGTGTCCGGGGCGGCGGCCTCCGGCCCGGAGCCGTCCGGTCCTGCGGGGTCCGGATCCGCGCCGTCCCCGTCCCCGTCCGCGGCGTAGTCCCGTTCGAACCACAGCACGGAGGTCCCCAGCACCCCCCGTTCGGCCAGCGTCTCCCGTACGCCGGGCTCGACCGTCCCCAGGTCCTCGCCGATCACACAGGCGCCCGCGCGGTGGGCCTCCAGGGCCAGCAGGGACAGCATCGCCTCGGCGTCGTAGTGGACGTACGCGCCCTCGGTCGGCGGCCGTCCCTCCGGGACCCACCACAGGCGGAAGAGGCCCATGACGTGGTCGATGCGCAGCGCCCCGGCGTGCCGCAGCAGGGAGCTCAGCAGCCCGCGGTAGGGGGCGTAGCCGGTGGCGGCCAGGGCGTCGGGGCGCCAGGGCGGCAGGCCCCAGTCCTGGCCGCGGGCGTTGAAGGCGTCGGGGGGTGCGCCGATGGACATGCCGGAGGCGAAGGCGTCCTGCTGGGCCCAGGTGTCGGCGCCGGTGGGATGGACGCCGACGGCGAGGTCGTGGACGAGGCCGATGCCCATCCCGGCCTCCCGGGCGGCGCGCTGGGCGGCCGCCAGCTGCTGGTCGGTGAGCCAGGCGAGGCGGCAGTGGAAGTCGATGCGGTCCAGCAGTCCCTGGCGCTCCCGGGCCGTGGCCGGTGAGCGGGGGTCGCGCAGGGCGGCGGGCCAGGCGCGCCAGTCGGATCCGTGCCGTTCGGCGAGGGCGCACCAGGTGGCGTGGTCCTCCAGGGGCGCGCCCTGTTCGGCGAGGAAGTCGCAGTACGCGGCGCGGCGCCCCGGTGAGAGCGGCACCGCGCACAGCAGCTCCAGGGCCTCGCGCTTGAGCTCCCAGACCGCGTCGCGGTCGATCAGTGCGCCCCGTTCGAGGACGTCGGCGCGCAGGATGCCGGCGCGGGCGGCGAGGTCGTCGGCCCGCCGGCGGTCGGGGCCGGTGAGCTGGGCGTACTCGGGGATGTGCTCGATGCGCAGATGGACCGGGTCGGGGAAGCGGCGCGAGGAGGGCCGGTAGGGGGAGGGGTCGGCGGGCGGGCCGGGGACGGCGGCGTGCAGCGGGTTGAGCTGGACGAAGCCGGTGCCCAGGGCGCGGCCGGACCAGGCGGCGAGATCGGCGAGGTCCCCGAGATCACCCATGCCCCAGGAGCGCTGGGAGAGCAGGGAGTAGAGCTGGACGAGAAAGCCGTGGGTGCGGCCCGGCGGGGCGGGGACGCGGTCGGGGGCGACGATCAGCCGGGCGCGGGCGGTGCGGCCGTCGGGGGCCTGCGCATGGAGGGTGTGGACGCCCGGGGGGAGGTGGGCCGCCGGGTTCCCGGGGCCGGGGTCGGCCTCCTCGCCGTCCTCGGTCGTGAGGCGCAGGGCCGTGCCCGCGGGCAGGGTGCCCAGGTCGGGCGGGCGGCCGGGGCGGGCCACGACGGTGCCGGGGAGCAGGGTGCGGCCGGCCGTGACCGCGTGGGCGGCAAGGGCGGCGCGGACCGCATCGGGTGTCGAGGCGTCGACACCTAAGGCGGCGAGTACGGCGATGAGGGTGTCGTCGCCGATGTGGCGGATGAGGCCCGGCGCGGGCCGATAGGACGGGGCGATGCCGTGCAGCCGGGCAAGCCGCTCGCGGCCCATGGGTCCTCAGACCTCCATGGACTCCGTGCCCAGACCGGTGGCCGTCGGCTCACTGGTCAGCGGCAGCTCGGCGGAGATGGGGACCTCGCTGGTCAGGGGTGCGGCGTCGGCGAGCGGCGGCTCACTGGTGAGCGGCGGCTCGGCGAAGCTGAGGGTGCCGGAGCCCTCCAGCCCGGAGTCGGGGCCGGAGACCCCGTCGAAGAGGTCGGGCTCGCTCGGCACGTCGCCCGGTTTGAGGGACAGCGCATCAAGCAGCAGCTGAGCGGAAGCGGCCACGAGAGCCTCCCGTTCATCGGTAATGGGACAGGTCTGCCCTACCCACTCGACACGATCGCAGACGCTTTTACCCATTAAACGTGTCTCAGCTCACAGCCCGCTCGCAGGCGATTTCACGGTTGGGGCGTTCGAGTGACGCAGAGGGTGCTGACAAAACGGGCATCGCGGCGGAAGTTCTGCGGGCGGCGGGCCTACGGCGGCCGCCCCGCGCCCCCTCCCCCGAACACCCCGCCCTCGCACCGCCGCCCCCCGTACCGCCACAATGGGGGCCACCGGCCGAAGGTCTGTCCGAACGGGCGTCGGCGGCACAAAGGGGGGCCGGTGCGAACCGGCGAGCAGTAGAAGACGGGGACGAGGAGCGGCCGTGCGGGTCCGGGGCGTGTGGGGCGTCGGGAGATTCGGAGCTACCGGGACATCCGGAACGACCGGGGACACCGGCAGAGAAGCAGGGAAGACCCCCGGCAGGGGGACCAGAAGCGGCGCGGGCGCCCGCGCCCGCGTGGCGGGGACCACGGCGCTGGCCGCCGCCGTCATCTCCGGGCTGCTCGGCGGGGCGCCCAGCGCCCAGGCGGCGCCCGAGGGCCCCTCCCGCGGCGCCCCCGACCAGCCGGACCGCCCGGCCGGCGCGGGTGCGCTGCCCGCCGTCTGGCCGCGCCCCCAGTCGATGCGGGAGCTGGCCGACGCCGTCCCGCTCGGCGGCGAGGCGGCGCTGGTGGCGGCGCCGGACACCGATCCGTACGCCCTGGACGTGGTGCGCGGCATCCTACGCCGGGCGGGCGTGCGCACCATCCACGAGGTGGCACCGGGTGCGCGGCCGCCCGCCGCCGGGCCGGTGCTCTACGTCGGCGGGAGCGCGGCCGAGGACGCGCTGCGGGCGCTGAAGGCGCCCGCCCGCGGGGATCTGCCCTCCGGCGGCTACCGCCTCGCGGTCGGCCAGACCGCCGGCCGTGACACCGTCGCCCTCGACGGCGTCGGCCCCGACGGCCTCTTCCACGCCGCGCAGACGCTGCGGCAGCTGGTCACGGACGCGCCCCACGGGAGGCACCAGCTCGCGTCGGCCCTTGTACGGGACTGGCCCGGCACGGCGGTGCGCGGGATCACCGAGGGCTTCTTCGGCGAGCCCTGGAGCCGGGCGCAGCGGCTGGCGCAGCTGGACTTCATGGGGCGTACGAAGCAGAACCGCTACCTGTACGCGCCGGGTGACGATCCCTTCCGCCAGGCCCGGTGGCGCGAGCCCTACCCGGCCGCGCAGCGGGACGACTTCCGGGCGCTGGCGGAGCGGGCCCGCGCCAACCACGTCACGCTGGGCTGGGCCGTCGCGCCCGGCCAGGCGATGTGCATGTCCTCCGAGGACGACATGCGGGCGCTGCGGCGCAAGGTGGACGCGATGTGGGCGCTGGGGGTGCGCTCCTTCCAGCTCCAGTTCCAGGACATCAGCTACAGCGAATGGCACTGCGACGCCGACGAGGAGGCCTTCGGCAAGGGGCCCGCCGCGGCCGCCAAGGCGCAGGCGCGCGTCGCGCAGGCGCTCGCCGACCATCTCGCCGCCCGCCATCCGGGCGCCGCGCCGCTGTCGGTGATGCCGACCGAGTACTACCAGAACGGCTCGACGGCCTACCGGAAGGCGCTGGCCGAGGCGCTCGACGACCGGGTGCAGGTGGCCTGGACCGGCGTCGGGGTGGTGCCGCGGACCATCACCGGCAGTGAACTGTCCGCCGTCCGCCAGGTGTTCGGCCGGCCCCTGGTCACGATGGACAACTACCCGGTCAACGACTACGCCGAGGACCGGATCTTCCTCGGCCCCTACAGCGGCCGCGACCCGGCCCTGGCCACCGGCTCCGCCGCGCTGCTCGCCAATGCCATGGAGCAGCCGGTGGCCTCCCGTATCCCGCTGTTCACGACCGCCGACTACGCCTGGAACCCGCGCGCCTACCGTCCGGCGGAGTCCTGGGACGCCGCCATCGACGATCTGGCCGGCGCCGACCCGGGCGCGCGCGCCGCGCTGCGCGCTTTGGCCGGAAACGACTCCTCCTCCGTGCTCAACCGCGAGGAGTCGGCGTATCTGCGCCCCCTGATGGACGGTTTCTGGAAGGCCCGCGAGGCCGCCGTCGACCACGGCCGCCCCGGCAAGGACGCGGACCTCGCCGACGCGGCCAAGGCGCTGCGGGCCGCGTTCGCCACCATGGCCTCCGCTCCGGACCGGCTGACCGGGGATCTGTCGGCCGAAGTGCGGCCCTGGGCCGAGCAGTTGGGCCGCTACGGGCGCGCGGGCGAGGCTGCCGTGGACACCCTGATGGCCCAGGCGCAGGGGGACGGCGATGCCGCCTGGACCGCGCAGCGGACGGCGCAGCGGCTGCGCACGGAGAGCGAGGGCAGCCCGGCCACGGTCGGCAAGGGTGTGCTGGCGCCGTTCCTGGAGCGGGCGATGACCGAGGCCGACGCCTGGACCGGGGCGCGGGCCGATGGCCCCCGGCCCACCGAGGGCGCCGCCCCTACCTCGCTGACCGTCCCCTTCGAGCGGGCCCGTCCGCTCACCGCGGTCACCGCGCTGACCGATCCCGGCCCGTCGGCGGGCGCGGTGTCCCTGGAGGCGCATGTCCCGGGCGAGGGCTGGCGCCGCCTGGGCGCGCTCTCCCCCACCGGCTGGACCGAGCCGCAGACGCCCGGCCTGCGCGCCGACGCGGTGCGGCTGTCCTGGGCGGACGGCACCGCGGCGCCGTCCGTGCACGCCCTCGCCCCGTGGTTCGGCGACACCCCGCCGGCCGGTCTCGAACTGGCCCGCAAGGAGGCCGATGCGCAGACCGGCGGCACGGCGCGGGTCGACGCCCGTATCTACTCCCGCCGACCCGCCGACGTCCGGGAGAAACTCCAGGTCAAGGCGCCCAAGGGGTTCAAGGTGGAGGCACCGGGGACGGTCACCGCGCCGCGCGGCGGCACCGCCACCGTCCCGATCGCCATCGACATCCCCGACGACGCCCGCTCCGGCACGTACGCCATCCCCGTCAGCTATGCGGGCCGGCAGCAGACGCTGACCGTACGGGTCTATCCGCGCACCGGCGGCCAGGACCTGGCGCGCGGCGCCGACGCGACCTCGTCCGGCGACGAGACGGACGACTTCCCGGCGTCCGCCGCCACCGACGGCGATCCGGAAACGCGCTGGTCATCGCAGGCCGACGACCGCGCCTGGCTCCAGTTCCGGCTCCGCCGCCCGGTCCGCCTGGGCCTGCTCGTCCTGAACTGGCAGGACGCCTACGCCGCCCGCTACCGCATCGAGGTGTCCGCGGACGGCCAGAGCTGGCACACCGCTGCCGTCGTCCGCGACGGAAAGGGCGGCCGCGAGTCGGTCCGGATGGACGCCCCCGACACCCGCTATGTGCGTATCCAGGGAGAGCAGCGCGCCACGCGGTTCGGGTATTCGCTGTGGTCGGTGCAGGCGTACGGGGTGCACGAATAGCCGCGGCCCCGAGCGGGCCGCGGCCACCGTGCAAAAGGCCCGGATCGCCTACGCCGATACGGCGTCGATCCGGGCCAGGGCGTCATCCGCGCCGTACGGCTGCAAGTAGGGCAGCCAGCGCGGGTCCCTATGCCCCGTACCGATGATCCGCCACGCCAGTCCTGACGGCGGGGCGGGCTGGTGTCGCAGCCGCCAGCCGATTTCGGCGACATGGCGGTCGGCCTTGACGTGATTGCAGCGGCGGCACGCGGCGACCACGTTCTCCCAGGTGTGCTGACCTCCCCGGCTGCGCGGGATGACGTGGTCGACGCTGGTTGCGACGCCACCGCAGTACATACAGCGCCCGCCGTCACGGGCGAACAGCGCCCGGCGGGTCAGGGGCACGGGGCCACGAAAGGGCACCCGCACGAACCGCTTCAGGCGGACCACACTCGGAGCCGGTATGACGCGGGTTGCACTGTGCATCAGGGCGCCGGATTCCTCGAGACTCACAGCCTTCTCATTGAGTACGAGGATGAGCGCGCGGCGGAGCGGTACGACGCCGAGCGGCTCGTACGACGCGTTGAGGACCAGGACGTGCGGCACGGGTGCCTCCTTGTACGCCGGCGGCGCGTGGCTCGCGCCGGGACGATCTCCCCCAGTGTCCCCCGGTGCCTGGTCGGAGCGCCACCATGACCGAGTAACGGGCCGGAGGTGTTTTCCACCACATCCGGATCACATCGGCACGCTTCCCGGCACAACGGCGTCTTTCCAGCCGTCCCGGGACCCTTGAGACTCGAACAAGGGCACGGACCGCGCCGGTTGCCCCGTTAGTGTGGTGGATCTGCCCGGTCCGCGCGGCACCACCGAGGCCCGGGTCTGCTGTCCCACACGGAAGGTTTTGCTGTGTACTGGTCCGCTTCGACGGCCGCCACCGCGCCACTGAAGGCCGCGACACCCGGCCAAGCCGCCTCCACCTCGCTCGACGAGGCCACCCAGAAGGCCACCAACGCCGCCGGCTGGGTGCAGGAGAACTGGGGAACGTGGGTCGAATCCGGCCTGAAGATGCTGCTGATCGTGGTGATCGCAGTGGTACTGCGGCATGTGATACGTCGCACCATCACCAAGCTCATCGAACGGATGAACCGCACCGCGGCCGCCGCCGAGGGCACCGCGCTCGCCGGGCTGCTGGTCAACGCCGAGCGCCGCCGTCAGCGCTCCGAGGCCATCGGTTCGGTGCTGCGCAGCGTCGCCTCGTTCGTGATCATGGGAACCGCCGCGTTGACGGTCCTGTCCGTCCTCCAGATCAACCTCGCACCGCTGCTCGCCAGCGCCGGTGTGGCCGGTGTCGCCATCGGTTTCGGCGCCCGGAACCTGGTCACCGACTTCCTCTCCGGCGTCTTCATGATCCTTGAGGACCAGTACGGCGTCGGCGACGAGATCGACGCGGGCGTGGCCACCGGTACGGTCATCGAGGTCGGCCTGCGGGTCACCAAGCTGCGCGGCCCCAACGGTGCCATCTGGTACATCCGCAACGGCGAGGTCAAGCGGATCGGCAACCTCAGCCAGGGCTGGTCCACGGCCGGGGTGGATGTGGTGATAGCCGCGGACCAGGACCTGCGGCGCGCCCGGGAGGTCATCACCGCGGCCGGCGAGGTGATGTCCAAGTCGGAGCCGTGGAACGAGCTGCTGTGGGAGCCGGTGCAGGTCCTGGGCCTGAGCGAGGTCCACCTGGACACCGTCACCCTCAGCGTCTCGGCCAAGACCATGCCCGGCAAGGCCGCCGGCGTGGAGCGCGAACTGCGCTGGCGCATCAAGCACGCCCTCGACGAGGCCGGCGTCCACCTCGCCCCGCGCCCGGCCCCCGAGGAGGAGGAAGAGGCGGCACCGGCCGACCCGACGGCCGCCATCGCCGCCCCGTCGGCGCTCAACAACCCCTCCTCGCCGCAGTCGACGGCCACCGATCCGCTGTCGAGCCCGGTGCTCGGAAAGTAGCCGGGAAGCAGTCGCGAAGGAGCCGAGAAACAGCCGTGAAGCGGGCGGGCCCCAGGAGGGCCCGCCCGCTCTGCGTTGATGTGATTCAGGTCACACGTCTGCCTGTCATACGTCGCCCTGCCCTGAACCGTGTCCGTGGTGTCGGCGCCGACACCACGCAACACCACACAACAAGGCAGTACGGCAGTACGAGAGCACGGCACTGCCGCTGCACGACAGCACGACAGCACGACAGCAACACATCGACGGACAAGGAGACTTCACGATGAAGTTCCGCAATCGCATGGCCACGGGGGCCGTCGCTTCGGTTCTGATGATCGGCGGCACGGTGGCCCTGACCGCCGCCACCCCCGCTTCCGCCGCACCCGCGGCTCGTATCACCAACGACCTCAGCTGCACCACCACGACCGACGGTCGCACCGGCACCGCCGACTGCACCAACAACACCAACCGCACCATCGCCTTCCGCGCCACCGTGGTCTGCGGCTGGTGGCCCGACCAGACGGGGCCGTGGAAGACCCTCAACCCCGGCGCCCGCGACACCTCCGACGCCACCTGCACCGGCGGTACGGGCGTGGGCAGCGTGAGCTGGGAAGAGGGCTGACCGAGCCCGGGTTTACAAGGCGCTGACGGTCCAACAGGGGCGCACCGGCCGGAGCCGGTGCGCCCCTCCGCATGCCGGGCGCGCGCCCGAACTCCCCCTGCACCACCCATTGACGAGCCCCTGACGTGCGCCCTACCTTCCTCATCACCGATTGGAAAGTTTCCTAACAGACGGGGGCTCTGTGATGGGCGCGGCGGGACACGGAGCGCAGGGGACGCCCGGGACACCGCGGGTGCTGCGCGCGATGAACGACCGGGCGGCGCTCGATCTGCTGGTCTCCCAGGGGCCGCTGACGCGGACCCAGATCGGCGAGCTGACCGGGCTGTCGAAGCCGACCGCCTCCCAGCTGCTGGCCCGGCTGGAGGCCGCCGGGCTGGTCCGGACGACCGGCAGCGTGACCGGGCGGCCGGGGCCGAATGCGCAGCTGTACGAGGTCGATCCGACGGCCGCGCGGGTGGCCGCGCTGGCCGTGGACCAGCTGGGCATCACCGCGGCCGTCGCCGATATCACCGGACAGGTGCTCGGTGAGGCGCGGGTCGGCACGGACGCGGTGGACGAGGGGCCGCCGCACCGCACGGCCCGCCTGGTGGCCTCGGCCGTGGACGGGGCGCTGGCCGAGGCCGGGCTGGGCCGGGAGCAGTTGCACGGGGCGGTGATCGGTACGCCGGGCGCGCTGGACCCGGGGACCGGGCGGCTGCGCTATGCGCCGCATCTGCCGGGCTGGCACTCGCGGGCCCTGAAGGAGCAGCTGGCGCAGGTGCTGGGCATGCCGATCGTGATCGAGAACGATGTGAATCTGGCGGCGGTGGCCGAGCAGCACGACGGCGCCGCACAGGACTTCGACGACTTCGTGCTGGTGTGGGTGGACGAAGGGGTCGGCGCCGCCATCGTGCTCGGCGGGCAGCTGCTGCGCGGCGCCACCGGGGGCGCGGGCGAGATCGGCTATATGCCGCTGCCCGGCGCTCCGCTGGCCCGCGGCGGCGACCGCAGCGCGGCGCGGCCGGACGCCGGCGGCGGCTTCCAGCGGCTGGTCGGCTCGCCCAGCGTCGTGGCGCTGGCGCACGAGTACGGCGCCCCCGGGGTCCGTACGGTCGCGGCGGCGCTGGCGCGCGAGGACGTACGGGCGGAGGTGGCGCGGCGGCTGGCCACCGGGCTGGCGGCGGTGGTCGCGGTGGTCGACCCCCGGCTGATGGTGCTCTCCGGCGAGGTTCCGCAGGCCGGCGGGGAGGAGCTGCGGGCGCTGGTCGAGGAGGAGTTCACCGGGCTCGCGCTGCCGCGGCCGGAACTGCGGATCAGCGATATCGAGGGAAATCCGATCCTTATCGGCGCGCTGCGGACGGCGCTCGCCGAGGCGCGTGATGCGGTTTTCGATACGGGGTGAGGGGCGTCCGTCATGCCATATGCGGTGAGGTCGTACGGAGTGAGGTCGTACACGCTGAAGTCGTGCGCCATCGGCCTGTGTGCTTTAGGGCTGCTTCTCTCCGGATGCGCCCGGCCGAGCATCGGCAGTGACCGCGACGACCCGACAAAGCCGGTCACGCTGACATTCTGGCACGGGTGGTCGCAGCCGGACGAGGTGAAGGCGATCGACGACAGCATTGCCCGGTTCGAGAAACTGCACCCCAATATCAGGGTGAAGACGGTCGCCGATGTCACCGACGAGACCGTGAACCAGGCGCTGCGGGCGGGCGGGGACGAGGCGCCGGATGTGGTCTCGTCGTTCACCACCAGCAATGTCGGGCAGTACTGTTCATCGGGAATGTGGGCGGATCTCGACCCCTTCATGAAGCGGACGGGCGTGGACAAGGCCAAGGTCTTCCCGAAATCCCTTCTCGCCTATACCCGTTACAAAGGTAAGCAGTGCGCGCTGCCGCTGCTCGCCGACGCCTACGGGCTGTACTACAACAAGGACGCCTTCAAGGAGGCCGGCATTCCCCGGCCGCCGCGGACGATGTCGGAGCTGAAACGGGACGCGGTCAAACTCACCCGGCGGACCCGGGACGGCTCGTACACCAGGGTGGGCTTCATGCCCGATTTCCGGCTCTACCAGAACAGTCCGGACCGGCTGTTCGCCCAGTGGGGACCGGCCTATTTCGACCGCCACGGCAAGGCGCAGCTGGCCGGGGATCCGCGCACCCGACAGTTCTTCGCCACCGCTCGCGGGCTGATCGCGGCGCAGGGCGGCTATGCGGCGCTGGAGAGGTTCCGCACCCGGTTCGGGGACGAGATGTCGTCGCAGAACGCCTTCTTGAAACAGCAGCTGGCGATGCATATGGACGGCGAATGGCGCGGACTGATGCTCAAACAGCACAAGGCGCCGTTCGCCTGGGGTGCCGCGCCGATGCCGGTCCCGGATGACCGGGCGGATACGTACGGCCGCGGATATCTGACGGGCACGGTCGCGGGGATCGCACACAGCAGCCGGCATCAGAATGCGGCATGGGAGCTGGTGAAGTTCCTGACCGTGGACACGGACCAGGTGGTGCGGTTCGCCAATGCCATCCATAACGTGCCCTCGACGCTCGCCGCGCTGAAGTCGCCCAGGCTGGACACCGATCCGGCATTCCGTACCTTCGTCCAAATCGCCGGGAATCCGCACAGCGCCGCGATTCCGCCGTCCGACAACGGCGCGCAGTACATCACCGCGCTCCAGGATTTCTCCTACGCCGTCGAGGCCGGAAAGGTCCCCGATCTGGACCGGGGCCTGCGCGACCTCGACGCAGGGATCGACGCCGACAATCTCCAGTCCGAGAACTGACAGTCCGAGAACTGAAGGAACGCACACCCAACGGACATCACGCCACGACATCCGACGGAACGACGGAGAACGCGATGGCTCATCTCCCGGCGGGCGCCCCCGCCCCCGCGCTGCGGCGTAAACGGCGCCGTGAGCGCCTGCGCACCCTCGGTTTTCTCTCCCCCTGGCTCATCGGCTTCTGCGCCTTCTTCGGCTATCCGCTGCTCGCCACCGTCTTCTTCTCCTTCCTGCACTACAACCAGATCGAGCCGCCGGTTTTCGTGGGCCTGCGGAACTGGACCTATGTGCTGACCCAGATGCCGCTGTTCGGGCCCGCGCTGGGCAACACCCTGTGGCTGGTCGTGGTGATGGTCGCGCTGCGGGTCGTCTTCGGGCTGGGCATCGGGATGCTGGTCACCAAGATCAAGACGGGCGCCGGGTTCTTCCGTACGGCGTTCTATCTGCCCTATCTGGCGCCCCCGGTGGCGGCGACCGTCGCCTTCGTCTTCCTCCTCAACCCCGGCACCGGGCCCGTCAACGAGGTCCTCGGCGCGCTCGGCATCCCGGCGCCCTCGTGGTTCAACGACCCCCACTGGGCGAAACCGTCCCTGGTCCTGCTGTCGCTGTGGGGCATCGGCGATCTGATGGTGATCTTCATGGCGGCGCTGCTGGACGTGCCGAAGGAGCAGTACGAGGCGGCGGAGCTGGACGGGGCGGGCGCCTGGGGGAGGTTCCGGTACGTCACCTGGCCGTCGATCACGCCGATCGTGCTCTTCGCGGTGATCACCGGCGTCGTCCAGACCATGCAGTACTACACACAGGCGCTGGTCGCCGGGAAGCTCGCCTCCGGGGTCACCATCGGGCCGGGCAGCGTCATCCAGCCCGGCTATCCGGACCACTCGACGCTGACCGTGCCGCAGCTCGTCTACTCCCTCGGCTTCCAGAACTTCAACACCGGTGCGGCCTGCGCGCTCTCGCTGGTGCTCTTCGTGCTCGCCATGGCCGCCACCAGCCTGCTGATGCGCGGGCGCGCGGGCCTGCTTCCGGCGGAGGACTGATCCGGTATGACCACCACGACCCTGAACCCGCCCGGCGCGCCGTCCCGTGTGCCCGCCCCCGCCTCCGGTCCGGCGGCGCGCGCCCGGCGCCGGCGGATACTGCACTGGATCGCCGTCCACACCCTGGCCGTCGCGGCCGCGCTCTTCTTCGTGCTGCCCTTCGTGTTCGTCTTTCTGACGTCCGTGATGGGCGACGACCAGGCGATGAGCGGCGCGCTGTGGCCGACCGCATGGCACTGGTCCCAGTACGTCACGGTCTTCCGTACGCCCGGCTTCCTGGACTGGTGGAAGAACTCCCTGCTGTACGCGGGGCTGGGCACCCTCCTCACGGTGTGCTCGGCGGTCCCGGTGGCGTACGCCCTGGCCCGCTTCCGTTTCCGCGGCCGCCGGACGGCGATGGTCCTGGTCATCTCGACGATGATGCTGCCGCCGCAGGTGATCGTCATCCCGATGTATCTGGTCTGGGCCCAGCAGCTGCATCTCGCCGGGACGCTGTGGCCGCTGATCATCCCGATGGCCTTCGGCGACGCCTACTCCATCTTCCTGTTGCGGCAGTTCCTGCTCACCATCCCGCGCGAGTACATCGAATCCGCCGCCGTGGACGGCTGCGGTGAACTGCGCACCCTGCTGCGCATCATCGTCCCGATGGCCCGGCCCGGCATCGCCGCCGTCGCCCTCTTCCAGTTCTTCTTCTGCTGGAACGACTACTTCGGCCCGCAGATCTACGCCGCACAGAACCCGGCGTCCTGGACGCTGTCCTACGGCCTGGAGTCCTTCAAGAGCGCCCACAGCGTCGACTGGAACCTCACCATGGCCGCGACGCTGCTGGTCATGGCGCCGGTCATGCTCGTCTTCTTCTTCGCACAGAGGGCCTTCGTCGAAGGCGTCACGCTCACCGGAGTGAAGGGCTGATCCCCGCATATGAAGCACATCAGGCTCGCCGTGGTCGGCGGCGGCTCGACCTACACCCCCGAACTCATCGACGGTTTCGCGCGGTTGCGCGAGGCGCTCCCGCTGGACGAACTCGTCCTGATCGATCCGGCCGCCGACCGGTTGGAGCTGGTGGGCGGGCTGGCGCGGCGCATCTTCGCCCGACAGGGCCATCCGGGCCGGATCTCGTGGACCGACGATCTCGACGCGGGGGTGGACGGGGCCGATGCCGTCCTGCTCCAGCTCCGCGTCGGCGGGCAGGCCGCCCGCAACCAGGACGAGACCTGGCCGCTGGAGTGCGGCTGCGTCGGCCAGGAGACCACCGGTGCGGGCGGACTGGCCAAGGCGCTGCGGACCGTGCCCGTCGTCCTCGACATCGCCGAGCGGGTACGGCGTCGCAGTCCCGGCGCCTGGATCGTCGACTTCACCAACCCCGTCGGCATCGTGACGCGCGCCCTGCTGATGCACGGCCACAAGGCGGTCGGCCTGTGCAATGTCGCGATCGGCTTCCAGCGGAAGTTCGCCGCGCTGCTGGGGGTGCCCCCGCAGGACGTCGAGCTGGACCACGTCGGGCTCAACCACCTCACCTGGGAGCGGGCGGTTCGCCTCAACGGCGAGGACGTCCTGCCCGCGCTGCTGGCCGAGCACGGCGACGCGGTGGCCGACGATCTGCGGATGCCCCGCTCGCTGCTGGACCGCCTCGGCGTCGTC is a genomic window of Streptomyces gilvosporeus containing:
- the malQ gene encoding 4-alpha-glucanotransferase, with protein sequence MGRERLARLHGIAPSYRPAPGLIRHIGDDTLIAVLAALGVDASTPDAVRAALAAHAVTAGRTLLPGTVVARPGRPPDLGTLPAGTALRLTTEDGEEADPGPGNPAAHLPPGVHTLHAQAPDGRTARARLIVAPDRVPAPPGRTHGFLVQLYSLLSQRSWGMGDLGDLADLAAWSGRALGTGFVQLNPLHAAVPGPPADPSPYRPSSRRFPDPVHLRIEHIPEYAQLTGPDRRRADDLAARAGILRADVLERGALIDRDAVWELKREALELLCAVPLSPGRRAAYCDFLAEQGAPLEDHATWCALAERHGSDWRAWPAALRDPRSPATARERQGLLDRIDFHCRLAWLTDQQLAAAQRAAREAGMGIGLVHDLAVGVHPTGADTWAQQDAFASGMSIGAPPDAFNARGQDWGLPPWRPDALAATGYAPYRGLLSSLLRHAGALRIDHVMGLFRLWWVPEGRPPTEGAYVHYDAEAMLSLLALEAHRAGACVIGEDLGTVEPGVRETLAERGVLGTSVLWFERDYAADGDGDGADPDPAGPDGSGPEAAAPDTEAPAPSAPEARILAPEEWREGCLATVTTHDLPSTAARLSGEDVALRARLGLLAGPPGRERARARQELAEWLDELTRRGLLPEGPADEEAAVKAVHRFLLRTPARLVGVWLPDAVGDRRPQNLPGTWDQYPNWRLPVAAPDGRPLTLEELAASPRLHALMRELGDGGR
- a CDS encoding beta-N-acetylglucosaminidase domain-containing protein; the protein is MAGTTALAAAVISGLLGGAPSAQAAPEGPSRGAPDQPDRPAGAGALPAVWPRPQSMRELADAVPLGGEAALVAAPDTDPYALDVVRGILRRAGVRTIHEVAPGARPPAAGPVLYVGGSAAEDALRALKAPARGDLPSGGYRLAVGQTAGRDTVALDGVGPDGLFHAAQTLRQLVTDAPHGRHQLASALVRDWPGTAVRGITEGFFGEPWSRAQRLAQLDFMGRTKQNRYLYAPGDDPFRQARWREPYPAAQRDDFRALAERARANHVTLGWAVAPGQAMCMSSEDDMRALRRKVDAMWALGVRSFQLQFQDISYSEWHCDADEEAFGKGPAAAAKAQARVAQALADHLAARHPGAAPLSVMPTEYYQNGSTAYRKALAEALDDRVQVAWTGVGVVPRTITGSELSAVRQVFGRPLVTMDNYPVNDYAEDRIFLGPYSGRDPALATGSAALLANAMEQPVASRIPLFTTADYAWNPRAYRPAESWDAAIDDLAGADPGARAALRALAGNDSSSVLNREESAYLRPLMDGFWKAREAAVDHGRPGKDADLADAAKALRAAFATMASAPDRLTGDLSAEVRPWAEQLGRYGRAGEAAVDTLMAQAQGDGDAAWTAQRTAQRLRTESEGSPATVGKGVLAPFLERAMTEADAWTGARADGPRPTEGAAPTSLTVPFERARPLTAVTALTDPGPSAGAVSLEAHVPGEGWRRLGALSPTGWTEPQTPGLRADAVRLSWADGTAAPSVHALAPWFGDTPPAGLELARKEADAQTGGTARVDARIYSRRPADVREKLQVKAPKGFKVEAPGTVTAPRGGTATVPIAIDIPDDARSGTYAIPVSYAGRQQTLTVRVYPRTGGQDLARGADATSSGDETDDFPASAATDGDPETRWSSQADDRAWLQFRLRRPVRLGLLVLNWQDAYAARYRIEVSADGQSWHTAAVVRDGKGGRESVRMDAPDTRYVRIQGEQRATRFGYSLWSVQAYGVHE
- a CDS encoding HNH endonuclease, whose product is MPHVLVLNASYEPLGVVPLRRALILVLNEKAVSLEESGALMHSATRVIPAPSVVRLKRFVRVPFRGPVPLTRRALFARDGGRCMYCGGVATSVDHVIPRSRGGQHTWENVVAACRRCNHVKADRHVAEIGWRLRHQPAPPSGLAWRIIGTGHRDPRWLPYLQPYGADDALARIDAVSA
- a CDS encoding mechanosensitive ion channel family protein; translated protein: MYWSASTAATAPLKAATPGQAASTSLDEATQKATNAAGWVQENWGTWVESGLKMLLIVVIAVVLRHVIRRTITKLIERMNRTAAAAEGTALAGLLVNAERRRQRSEAIGSVLRSVASFVIMGTAALTVLSVLQINLAPLLASAGVAGVAIGFGARNLVTDFLSGVFMILEDQYGVGDEIDAGVATGTVIEVGLRVTKLRGPNGAIWYIRNGEVKRIGNLSQGWSTAGVDVVIAADQDLRRAREVITAAGEVMSKSEPWNELLWEPVQVLGLSEVHLDTVTLSVSAKTMPGKAAGVERELRWRIKHALDEAGVHLAPRPAPEEEEEAAPADPTAAIAAPSALNNPSSPQSTATDPLSSPVLGK